The Antennarius striatus isolate MH-2024 chromosome 20, ASM4005453v1, whole genome shotgun sequence genome includes a region encoding these proteins:
- the cbln2b gene encoding cerebellin-2b, giving the protein MVPARCPGPCALLALTLFLGCGVVFCFGQNDTEPIVLEGKCLVVCDSNPSSDGGVTSSLGISVRSAGAKVAFSAVRGTNHEPSEMSNTSMTIYFDQVLVNIGNHFDLKASVFQAPRRGIYSFSFHVVKVYNRQTIQVNLMQNDYPVISAFAGDQDVTREAASNGVLLMVERDDRVYLKLERGTLMGGWKYSTFSGFLVFPL; this is encoded by the exons ATGGTGCCTGCGCGCTGTCCGGGACCCTGTGCCTTGCTGGCACTGACCCTCTTCTTGGGATGCGGTGTGGTTTTCTGCTTCGGCCAAAACGATACGGAGCCTATCGTTCTCGAGGGGAAGTGTCTAGTGGTGTGCGACTCGAACCCCTCTTCGGATGGAGGGGTCACCTCCTCACTTGGCATATCAGTCCGCTCCGCTGGGGCAAAAGTGGCTTTCTCCGCCGTGCGAGGAACCAACCACGAGCCGTCCGAGATGAGCAACACGTCTATGACCATCTATTTTGACCAG GTATTAGTGAACATCGGCAACCATTTTGATCTCAAGGCAAGTGTGTTCCAGGCTCCAAGGAGGGGGATATATAGCTTCAGCTTTCACGTGGTGAAGGTCTACAACAGACAAACCATACAG GTGAACCTGATGCAGAATGATTATCCGGTTATATCAGCATTCGCCGGTGACCAGGACGTTACGAGAGAGGCTGCCAGTAACGGAGTACTGCTGATGGTTGAGCGGGATGATCGCGTCTACCTGAAGCTGGAACGGGGCACCTTAATGGGCGGATGGAAATACTCCACCTTCTCAGGCTTTCTAGTCTTTCCTCTATAA
- the fbxo15 gene encoding F-box only protein 15, whose product MEATKAINPQVRTTITSKRSKASAASSKSFIERMPSEILTKILLYLDVSALFNLGNVNKYLHRIVNDNVLWKGIYTAEFENCKKIKPKCIDKLLKMATVEENDQALGYWKWLYFRTVAAYDMNKWKRQLQHINLYTGLPSQTEKILRGLHITWELTVSDKSGHKGTHELSQALFSETSVTLCWSRGDCLPSYQHISTLQLHAVRKIALNCTGPYKPGLRSLMAEIDVQTFSQSMRVIGQDRLVELWLLKPGIVLGIWKDQGSIAFLMLTLHFHKLVEKCTQGYPCRLLLNSSEVDPTVRPPIDDVDPEYGLHGYQLQLLLHDTVREIVSGSFSQLHCKRVHICDGLIQLTAIRTKDLSQHIPLSGIITLPWSSEVLQGAVQNCCIMNLTLLDEFKTPFWCVSSPVSVTAEDTSVSFDCSGDHFLIHYKDPDGQVEMKLIWMEEQKRFFLVSLVVSVTVCKVNKHFSRNY is encoded by the exons ATGGAGGCAACCAAAGCAATAAATCCACAAGTACGGACAACAATAACATCAAAAAGAAGCAAAGCATCTGCAGCTTCCTCCAAGAGCTTCATTGAAAG AATGCCGTCTGAGATTCTGACAAAGATCTTGTTGTACCTGGATGTATCTGCTCTGTTCAACCTTGGCAATGTCAATAAGTACCTACATCGGATTGTCAATGATAA CGTTCTCTGGAAAGGGATATACACGGCAGAGTTTGAAAactgtaagaaaataaaacctaaatGCATAGACAAGCTGCTGAAGATGGCCACAGTGGAGGAGAATGATCAGGCCCTGGGCTATTGGAAGTGGTTGTACTTCAGAACTGTGGCTGCATATGACATGAACAAGTGGAAAAGACAACTTCAACACATAAACCTGTACACTGGGCTGCCCAGCCAAACAGAGAAGATCCTCAG AGGTTTGCACATCACATGGGAGCTGACCGTCTCTGATAAGTCAGGGCATAAGGGCACACATGAGTTGAGCCAGGCCCTGTTCTCGGAGACTTCTGTGACTCTGTGCTGGAGCAGAGGAGACTGTTTGCCCAGCTACCAGCACATTTCCACCCTTCAACTCCACGCTGTCAGGAAGATAGCCCTCAATTGCACAGGCCCATATAA ACCTGGTTTGAGGTCCCTCATGGCAGAGATAGACGTGCAGACTTTCAGTCAAAGCATGCGGGTCATCGGCCAGGACAGACTGGTTGAACTGTGGCTCCTGAAACCTGGCATTGTCCTCGGCATCTGGAAG GATCAGGGCTCCATTGCTTTTTTGATGTTGACACTCCACTTCCACAAGCTGGTGGAAAAATGCACCCAGGGATACCCTTGTAGGCTGCTCTTGAACAG CAGTGAGGTGGATCCAACCGTCAGACCCCCTATTGATGATGTAGACCCTGAATATGGTCTCCATGGCTACCAACTACAGCTTCTCCTCCATGACACTGTACGCGAGATTGTGTCTGGGAGCTTCTCTCAGCTCCACTGCAAAAGAG TCCATATCTGTGACGGCCTCATTCAGCTAACTGCCATCAGGACAAAAGACCTGTCTCAGCACATTCCGCTATCAGGCATCATCACCCTGCCTTGGAGTAGTGAGGTCCTGCAGGGTGCAGTGCAG AACTGCTGCATTATGAATCTGACACTACTGGACGAATTCAAGACACCTTTCTGGTGTGTTAGCTCCCCTGTTTCAGTGACAGCAGAGGATACGTCTGTATCCTTCGACTGTAGTGGGGACCATTTCCTGATCCATTACAAGGACCCAGATGGTCAAGTGGAGATGAAGCTTATATGGATGGAGGAACAAAAGCGGTTCTTCCTCGTCAGCTTAGTTGTTTCAGTGACTGTTTGCAAAGTCAATAAGCATTTCAGTCGTAATTACTGA